Below is a window of Coriobacteriia bacterium DNA.
GGCACATCAGCAGTGCCGGAAGCGTCGGGCGCAGACTCGGCGAGCGGTTCGTCGTCGTCTTTCACGGCCTCCACATGCGCGGCGTGGTCTTCACTCGCCCCGAGAATCTCGGCGGGCTGCTCGAGCTCCTCGGCGGGTGTCTCGGCGGGCTGAGGGCCGAACAGCACCCATACCATCAGCAACGCCACGCCGCAGACGATCGCCATGTCGGCCACGTTGAACACCGGGAACTCGACGAAGGTGAACTCGAAGAAGTCGGTCACCTGGCCTACAAGCGCGCGGTCGATCAGATTGCCGATCGACCCGCCCGCGATCAGAGCCAGTGCGATGACGACAGGCCACGCGCTCGGCCGAACTCGGCGCCAGTATGCCGCGATCACAAACAGTACGAGCAGCGATGTGAGCACGAAAACGGGCCGGCCGCCCTGGAACAGCCCGAAGGCAGCGCCGGTGTTGTGCACCATGACGAGGCGGACCAAACCGGGTATGAGCGGAACCGGTTGCCCGAGCTGCAGTGCGGAACGCGCGACCGCCTTGACGACCTGGTCGCAGATCAGGATTGCGGATGCGATTGCCACAAAGACCCAGCCCGGGTGGGCCAGATCTAGCGAGACTCTTCGGCTTCTTTGCACTTGATGCACAGAGTCGCGGTGGGCATAGCGGTCAGGCGTGCGGCGGGGATGTCGGCGCCACAACGCGAGCACGAGCCGTACGTGCCGGCCTTCACGCGCGCGAGAGCAGCACGCACCATGTCGAGCGTGTCGCGCTCGTTCTCCTCGAACGTCATGTCGAGTTCGCGCTCGAACGTCGCGGTTCCTTGGTCGGCCATGTGGTCTCGGTACGCCTGCTCGCCACTGGCCTCAGAGAGCAGTTCGTGGTGGTGAATGTTGAGCTCGGTGACGTCGTCCTCGAGGCGCTTCAAGTCGTCTTG
It encodes the following:
- the lspA gene encoding signal peptidase II, giving the protein MAIASAILICDQVVKAVARSALQLGQPVPLIPGLVRLVMVHNTGAAFGLFQGGRPVFVLTSLLVLFVIAAYWRRVRPSAWPVVIALALIAGGSIGNLIDRALVGQVTDFFEFTFVEFPVFNVADMAIVCGVALLMVWVLFGPQPAETPAEELEQPAEILGASEDHAAHVEAVKDDDEPLAESAPDASGTADVPEPSVRASDHEELAG
- a CDS encoding TraR/DksA C4-type zinc finger protein — protein: MIDEKTRADLVARLQDDLKRLEDDVTELNIHHHELLSEASGEQAYRDHMADQGTATFERELDMTFEENERDTLDMVRAALARVKAGTYGSCSRCGADIPAARLTAMPTATLCIKCKEAEESR